From Paraglaciecola sp. L1A13:
CATCAGCCCAATTGGCATTAATAGGGGCAAGCCCTGCTATTAATCGTGATTCTTGTGGATCCAATCCGTATTTTTGAAAAGTCCCTTTGCTACCTTGAATCGTAAAACGTCGATTGGGCGTGGCGCTCAACATATCTGCATGCAAGACTGCGATTTTGTCTGGATAATGCAATACCAGATTGAAGTAATCTACCGTCGTACCGCCTTCACGTATGATGCGGCATTGCGCCGTTACTGCTTGGGGCATACCAAATAGCTGTAACGTTTGATCGATCAGGTGAGGCCCAAGATCAAATAGTATACCGCCTCCGTCGCTGGCTTGTTCTCGCCAGCGTTGACGTACCTCTGGGCGAAAACGGTCAAAATGTGCTTCGAATACTTTTATCTCTCCTAATTGCTGCTCACGGATTAACTTCTGCACCGTTAAAAAATCCCCGTCATAACGACGGTTTTGAAAAACGCTGAGTAATTTGTGATTTTTATCTGCCAGTGCGATAAGACGTTCACCGTCGTGGCTGTTGGTGACAAACGGCTTCTCTAAAATGACATGTTTATCATTTTCTAATGCCAGTTTAGCTAACGAAAAGTGCACATC
This genomic window contains:
- a CDS encoding oxidoreductase; amino-acid sequence: MSLISNAANTKPAIKTAVIGYGFSAKTFHIPFISNMAEFALVAISSRQQERVNKDWPNAQYFALPEALIAHSDAELIIITAPNDVHFSLAKLALENDKHVILEKPFVTNSHDGERLIALADKNHKLLSVFQNRRYDGDFLTVQKLIREQQLGEIKVFEAHFDRFRPEVRQRWREQASDGGGILFDLGPHLIDQTLQLFGMPQAVTAQCRIIREGGTTVDYFNLVLHYPDKIAVLHADMLSATPNRRFTIQGSKGTFQKYGLDPQESRLIAGLAPINANWADEDASQYGHIYHAGDAQVVVTERGGYQHYFQATAEAIRNNRPHPVSAEQALHTIKLIELALKSSELGLTLQVVS